The following nucleotide sequence is from Novipirellula galeiformis.
GTTTTCGGTGTCGACACCGGTCGGCGGCATGATACTTTTTGCGTTTTTGAGTTTGTCGGTGACCACCACCTCGGCTCAGGAAGCCGCGTCGCCTCCGCTGGATGCAAAGCCAGCTCCTCCCCCCGCTGCGGTTGAACGTCCCACGCCAGCGGTCGACTTGTTAGTTCCCGTGGACATCGATGGCCATGTGGTCGGCGACAAGCTCTATATTCCCCGAGAACTAAAATCCTCGCTCTTGGCGATGTCATCACGATTGGCACCGGAGGAGGCTCGTTTTCAAATCGCTAACTACCGCCTACGGATTGAATCAAGTGAGGAATCGCTTCGCCCGGGCGTGTTGCTGCTCGACGCTGATTACATCATCCACACCGACCGCCCAACCGATCGTGTTCGCTTGCCATTCACTCCCGCAGTGATTCGCCGAATCGAACTAGTCCAAGATGACCAAGACCGCATTGTTCAGTTTGTGGCAAACTCGACCACCGATGTCATCGCCAACGTACCTTTGGGGGATCGATTTCGAATGCGCGTCACGCTGATCCCCGAATTGGTGATCGCTGAAAATTTCGACAACAAAGGGCAATTGAATATCCAACTGCCTCCGATTGCAGCGTCACGTTTGACGGTTGAAGGCAGCGGTAAGCTAGAGCGAGTGCGCATCGGCGGGGTCACCGGACAAGTCGTCTCACAACGTCAATTGCAAATTTGGACCGCGGACATTGGCCCAATAAAAAAACTGGCCATCGAGTTTGAATTCAACAAAGGCAACGCGGCAACGCCCACGACATCGCAACCACTGCGACGACGCTACTGGCTTCACGCGGGCAAGTTGCAAACCATCGTCGAATGCCAAGTCGAGCCCGCCTATCCCGTCTCCTCCGGCGATACGGTGTCGCTATTGCTACGCGATTCGTTGCTCCCGACCGTGGTTTCGAGCTCGTGGGAGATTCGCCAAACTGATTTATTGAGCCCCACCCGCCGTCAAGTCACCTTGGCGGCACTGCTCGATGCGCCTGGACCGATACAATTGCTGTGGACATTGCCTTCGCGAGTCAGCAACGCCAACGCGGTGGAGGATGCGATAGCGATGGTCATTCCCGATGTCGCCCCCACAGCAGCCGGTGATAGTGAACCTGCGTGGGTCGGAATCAATAGTGACCCTGGAATCCGCGTCCAGCCCATCACGCGTGAACCGCTCGACGCGTTGACGGACGATCAATTTCTCGCCGTTTGGTCGGGATATCGTGGCAATAAACCAGATCGTACTTTCGTCGCCTTTGGCCAGCTCCCTTCGTTTCAATTGGTGCAAATCCCCGATCCACCGCCCACCATCGCGCAAACGCATCAAGTCCATATTGCGGTCGATGCACTCGAAATTCGCTATCGCGCTGAGATCACGAATCACGGCAAGCGGCCACGGCGGTGGATCCTAAAGCTGCCCACGGGAGTATCGTTGCGTCAATTACTCGTCGATGGGCAACCTCTTCAATCGCGACCACTGGTTTCAAAAAACTTTACGGAAGTGATGCTTGGCGATCTCTCCGACCCCGCAACCACCGTGGTCGAAGCCATCGCAGTCTCTAACCTACCCTCCAACGGAAAGTTCACCCTTCCCCGACTCACGCTGAACCCAAGCTCCGCGACGACGGATCGCTACTTCGTCACACGTGACCAATCACTCGACGTTCGGTTCGCCTCCCAAGCCCCCCAAGAGTTCACCGAACGCGTCACGGTCGGCGACCTCGATCATTTGGCCAAGGGCTGGGTGCCGATCGTGGGTTATCAGTTCGATTCAAGCATCGTGGGTGATGCGATGCAACTACCTAAATTGGTGTTGCGATCGTCACTTCGTCCAACACGCTTCGATGCAAATCAATTGATCGCGTTGTCGTGGAGCGACGGTCGTTGGACCATGCAATCACTGACTCGTTTCGCCCCCGGAAAACTTCCTGATTTCATTGACATTCAAGTACCAACTCGATGGTGTGAATCACTGGAGGTCAGTTCGGCGGTGCGATGGTCACGGCAACCGGCGAACGATGTTTCCACCCAATTGATTCGCGTCTCGTGTGATGAGCAGGTGCGTGAGAGTCGTGTGATTTCGATCAGCGGGACACTAGCGTCAGCAGACAAATCTCGCGTCAGCGTTCCTTCGATTCAAATTCTCGGTGAAGGGCGTCGCTCGGTTCACGTTTCCGTACCAAGCCGTTTAACGAACGAGCCGATTCGATGGCGTTCAAGTTCCGTTCGGGCCGCAGAATTACCCGCATTCTGGTCGACGGTGACCCCTTCGACGAATCTGGATTTGCTCAGCCCACGAGCAACGTATGCGGTCGCGGCGAGTGGTTGGTCGATCGAATTGGCGCCGCTTCAGCAACAAAACCGGACCGCCATCGTGCTGGCCGCGGAGACGCGTGTGTTCCCCGGGCACGAACGAATCGTGGTGATGTCCCGATTTGATTTGATCCCCGGTGCGCTTGACGACGTCGAACTTGCCTTACCCCAAGACGCAACCTGTTTGGGCGCATGGACGGCAAACCAAGCCGTCAACCCAATGACCGTCGGCGCGCAGGAAACTTCGCAAGCGACGCCCGATAACCCCTCAGCGAACAACGTCGTACGTTTACCTCTCTCGCTAAGCCGACTCGCCCAAAGTGTCGAAGTCTTGTTTGAACTACCGTTGTCGCGGGCCCATCGAGGTGACTACGCGGCCCGAATGCTGGCCATTCCTGTTTCGGAAGCGTGGGTTTCGACTTATGCCTTGTCCGATTCGCCTGACACCAATGATCCAAGCACGCCGGCGGGGGTCAAAAACAAGCCCATCGGCAATGCAAGCGATCCCCATTGGACGCGTGATGAAAAGCGAACACAGATGATCCAGCGACGCGGATTGTCGCTGGCCGCTTCGATCGTGCAAATGATCAATGATTCCAGCGACATTCTCGCCGAGCGTCCGACTGCCGAGTCGACCACTTGGATTCGGCCGATGATTGCACGATATGAGGATTTAGCTGCCGAAGCCGGGCATCCGGTTCAGTGGGGGGTGGCGTCTCAGGCGGCGATCCCTCCCAACCCCGAATCGGGATCCAACTCCGATGCCCCCCGTCCCTCAGGTCCTCAACCGCCAATCGTTGGAACGGAGGCATCACCTCGCTCAGTCGTTTCCAACCCTCCATCACTAGAGACGCTGAGCTGGGAGCAGCTCAATGCAAAAATGGAAGTTCACGTCAAACGATATTCGAGTCCTTCGGACGATGTTGCGTTCTTATTCTCCAATCGTGCGAATTTGAAGGGTTACAAGGTACAACAGATTGAGCAGATTGATTCGCAATTGGACTTAGCCTCGATCACGCTTGACGCCCCTACCGATACCGATTTGCGTACGATCATCACGAATTCCATCTCCTTGCTTTGCGGCATGGCGGTGATTGTGTTGCTGTGGCCGCTAAGACGTTACTTTGACGCCATGACGTCGCATCCCGCGTTTTGGTTAGCATTGGTAGCGATCTGTGGTTTCTTTGTGGCACCGATTCCCGTAGCCGCCAGCTTATTGTTGGTCGCGATTTCGTTACCAGCGTTTCCCAGCGACGGCTTCAAACGTCATCGCTCGCGATAGTCAATCGGCCGTCGCCAACGCGGAACGAGAATGCGAACGTCTCACGCGGCTCGATTTGATCCACGAACGTTGAGCGGCGATACCGCCGAGACGTTTCTCGCGAACTGTATCGGCCGCGAACTGTATCGGCCGCGAACTGTATCGGCCGCAAACTGTATCGGCCCGGAGTCGACACCGCGACGGGCGTTCCCGCTTTCGGACAACTTGCGAGAGCATTTATCTTTTTGCGGTAGTTACCGTCGCCAATCGGTGAACCCCATTTGGGCGAATGCAGCGACAGTTTGAATCCCACGTCATTTTTCGAATGGCTCGAGCTTGTGCACGCTCTCGATAGTCGGCCTCGATGTAATTCAAGCGAGCATTTCGCGATCATTCCAACTGCGCATAAACATTCCAGCTGCGCATAAAAAAACGGCTTGCTTAGGAAGACCTATGCAAGCCGTTCGATATTTCAAGCGTATCAAAACGTGCCCTCGGAAAAGGGCGAGCGAATCAACAGCACAACCGTGAGGTCTTAGTAGCGATCGCCACCGCGACCACCACCACCACTGCGACCGCCACCGCCGCCACCGCCGTAGCCACCGCCACCGCTGCGACCACCGCCGCCGCCGCCACCGTAACCGCCGCGACCACCGCCGCCGCCGCCACCGTAACCACCACGACCGCCACCGCCGCCGCCACGCTCTTCGCGAGGACGAGCTTCGTTAACGGTCAAGGAACGACCGTCATGTTCTTTCTCGTGCAACCCAGTGATAGCCGCCTGTGCTTCGGCATCGCTGCTCATTTCGACGAACCCAAAGCCTTTGCTACGACCGCTATCGCGGTCGGTGATGACTTGGGCACTTTCGACCGTGCCAAACTCTGAAAACAAATTTTCCAGATCCGAACTTGAGACAGCAAAGCTCAAGTTCCCACAATACAATTTCCTTCCCAACGCTAAACTCCTGTGCAAGGATTGACCGCCCGCCGTTGGAAGTTGCGGGCATTAAAGACAGCGGTCTCTGGAGAGACCTACCAAGTGGGACGGAGGAAAACTGCACGCCCCGGCCTACAAATCCGGCTACGAGCTGCACGATCAACCAACCAACTACGGTTCAATTTACTGAATTCTACTGCCGCGTATAGCCCAAAGCCCCCCCAGGACGGACGGGAATGTGGGAAAAGAAGACAAACTCGAGGGACTAGAGAGAGATCCCAAGCAAAGCTCAAACCTCAAAAACAACGCTCCTGGACGAGGCAAGTTTTCGTTCAACACGCAAATCGACGCGAACCTTTTAGCCAAGACGGCCCGCGATCGAATTAATTGACTTTCCCCAAATCTAGCTCGACACCTCCAACTCCTCCCATTCCACCTCGCCGCCTCAGATCACCCAGGCTGTCCGGCACCTCCGCAGCCAATTCGCGGCCTACTCGACACTCGATGACGGTGGGCCATCGCCCCAACGGTTGGGTGCCCTGAACGATCTAGGACTCTGGACGCGCGGTGCAGCTAAAGCGATGGAGACGATGGATCACCGTCGAGCAGCTTAGCCGCGTAAAACGTTGGAAAGTCGAATTTAATTCCAACGGTGTTTCCGCAGTTCGCGAATTGCATCGTCTCGCGTCTGTAGCACTCCATCAAGTTGTTGGTTGCGCAGGTGACTCAAGATTTTCGCATACGCCGGCCCCGCGGGAATCTCGAGTCCGGCCAAATCGGAACCCGTCAATAACGGAGCGGGATCAAGCACCATCGCAGGCAGCGACAACGCCTTTTGCACAAGCTGGATTCCGTCGCTTTCCAATCCCGTCGCCCTGACGCACTCGGATGCAACATCCAACACCACCGCGATGTCACGATCTATCAAGACCGGTTGAACCTTGGACCACGCCAACTTGTGAGCAATGCTTAACACCGGCGCCCCATGAATCGCGGCGGTCACGATGCGTTTTTCTTCATTCGACAATTTCCATCGTTTTGCAATCGACCGCAAATCCGCCAGCGCGTGTTCGCTGGCCAACAACAGACATGCCAGCGCCGATGGAAAGGAGCGGCGTCGTTTGTGCGCGAAGTATTGCGCGAGTCGATCGCCATCCATGTTCTCAAGCTCGGGTAACACGTACGCCGCCAATGATAAGGCGCGAAGATGCTCAAAACCCTGGTACGCATTTTCCGAACTCATCGTCCGTCGCATCTCAATTCCGATTCGTTCCCCACTGACCCGCACGATTTCGCTCGCCTTATCGCGAATCGACTGGGCGGTGCGGGGCTCGATTTCAAAGTCAATCGTGGTGGCAAAACGCACCGCGCGAAGCATTCGCAGCTTGTCCTCGCCGAAACGTTGATCCGGATCACCAATCGTCCTCAACACGCCTCGTTTCAGATCATCGTGGCCGGAAACGTAGTCGATGATTTGCCCCATCGCCGGATCATAAAACAAACCATTGATGGTAAAGTCACGTCGTTGGGCGTCTGCAGCCGCGTTTCCGAAATGAACGCTGTCGGGCCGACGCCCATCAAGATAGACGCCATCGCTACGAAATGTAGCAACCTCGGTCGGTTCCACCTTTGTTATTGCGGCCTCTTCACCATGCTCCGTTGCCGCGTTAGCCCGCTTTCGGGGGGCCGCCAATTTCCGATCCGGTAGAACGCCAATCACCCCAAAACTGGCTCCGAACGCCAAGGTTCGTTTGCGGCCAAACACATCACAAATCGACTCAGGCGTCGCATCGGTGGCAACGTCGTAGTCTTTGGGATGTTTATTAAGCAGCGCATCACGCACGCACCCACCGGCGAGATAAGCGGTGAAACCCGCCGCTCGCAACCGACGAATCACGCGCAGTGCTTCTTGGGCGGATTCCGTGGAAAAATCGAAGTCGAATGGGGTGCAAGTAGGATTCAAAAACGTTGCGATTGTGTGGGTATGTGTTGGAAAAAAACGATCGGTATACGACAAACCGGATGATGCC
It contains:
- a CDS encoding RNA recognition motif domain-containing protein, encoding MGRKLYCGNLSFAVSSSDLENLFSEFGTVESAQVITDRDSGRSKGFGFVEMSSDAEAQAAITGLHEKEHDGRSLTVNEARPREERGGGGGGRGGYGGGGGGGRGGYGGGGGGGRSGGGGYGGGGGGGRSGGGGRGGDRY
- a CDS encoding CCA tRNA nucleotidyltransferase, with protein sequence MNPTCTPFDFDFSTESAQEALRVIRRLRAAGFTAYLAGGCVRDALLNKHPKDYDVATDATPESICDVFGRKRTLAFGASFGVIGVLPDRKLAAPRKRANAATEHGEEAAITKVEPTEVATFRSDGVYLDGRRPDSVHFGNAAADAQRRDFTINGLFYDPAMGQIIDYVSGHDDLKRGVLRTIGDPDQRFGEDKLRMLRAVRFATTIDFEIEPRTAQSIRDKASEIVRVSGERIGIEMRRTMSSENAYQGFEHLRALSLAAYVLPELENMDGDRLAQYFAHKRRRSFPSALACLLLASEHALADLRSIAKRWKLSNEEKRIVTAAIHGAPVLSIAHKLAWSKVQPVLIDRDIAVVLDVASECVRATGLESDGIQLVQKALSLPAMVLDPAPLLTGSDLAGLEIPAGPAYAKILSHLRNQQLDGVLQTRDDAIRELRKHRWN